Proteins found in one Paraburkholderia caballeronis genomic segment:
- the rodA gene encoding rod shape-determining protein RodA gives MPFLQFDKLDRRAVLDRIGKMFLGFDRPLALIVFLLLCVGIVTLYSASLDMPGRVEDQLRNIMLTFVLMWALANVPPTTLMRFALPIYTFGIALLVAVAMFGLTRKGAKRWINVGVVIQPSEIMKIATPLMLAWYYQRREGVMRWYDYVVGFVILAVPVGLIAKQPDLGTAVLVFAAGIFVIYFAGLSFKLIVPVLAAAVIAIASVAAFQDRICQPQVNWPLMHDYQKHRICTLLDPTSDPLGKGFHTIQAVIAIGSGGPLGKGWLKGTQSHLEFIPEKHTDFIFAVFSEEFGLVGGIVLLTLYMALIARGLYIAANGATLFGRLLAGSLTMAFFTYAFVNIGMVSGILPVVGVPLPFMSYGGTALTTLGIAIGLIMSVGRQKRLMQS, from the coding sequence ATGCCTTTCCTCCAGTTCGACAAACTCGACCGACGCGCGGTGCTCGACCGCATCGGCAAGATGTTCCTCGGCTTCGACCGGCCGCTCGCGCTGATCGTGTTCCTGCTGCTGTGCGTCGGCATCGTCACGCTGTACAGCGCGAGCCTCGACATGCCGGGCCGCGTCGAGGACCAGTTGCGCAACATCATGCTGACGTTCGTGCTGATGTGGGCGCTCGCGAACGTGCCGCCGACCACGCTGATGCGCTTCGCGTTGCCGATCTACACGTTCGGCATCGCGCTGCTGGTCGCGGTCGCGATGTTCGGCCTGACGCGCAAGGGCGCGAAGCGCTGGATCAACGTCGGCGTCGTGATCCAGCCGTCCGAGATCATGAAGATCGCGACCCCGCTGATGCTCGCGTGGTATTACCAGCGGCGCGAAGGCGTGATGCGCTGGTACGACTACGTGGTCGGCTTCGTGATCCTCGCGGTGCCGGTCGGACTGATCGCGAAGCAGCCGGACCTCGGCACCGCGGTGCTGGTGTTCGCGGCCGGGATCTTCGTGATCTACTTCGCGGGGCTGTCGTTCAAGCTGATCGTGCCGGTGCTGGCTGCGGCGGTGATCGCGATCGCGTCGGTCGCCGCGTTCCAGGACCGCATCTGCCAGCCTCAGGTGAACTGGCCGCTGATGCACGACTACCAGAAGCACCGGATCTGCACGCTGCTCGACCCGACGTCCGATCCGCTCGGCAAGGGTTTCCACACGATCCAGGCGGTGATCGCGATCGGCTCGGGCGGGCCGCTCGGCAAGGGCTGGCTGAAGGGCACGCAGTCGCACCTCGAATTCATCCCCGAGAAGCACACCGACTTCATCTTCGCGGTGTTCTCCGAGGAGTTCGGGCTCGTCGGCGGCATCGTGCTGCTGACGCTCTACATGGCGCTGATCGCGCGCGGGCTCTACATCGCGGCGAACGGCGCGACGCTGTTCGGCCGGCTGCTCGCCGGGTCGCTGACGATGGCGTTCTTCACCTATGCGTTCGTGAACATCGGGATGGTGAGCGGCATCCTGCCGGTCGTCGGCGTGCCGCTGCCGTTCATGAGCTACGGCGGCACCGCGCTGACGACGCTCGGCATCGCGATCGGGCTGATCATGAGCGTCGGGCGGCAGAAGCGGTTGATGCAGAGTTAG